A region from the Simiduia sp. 21SJ11W-1 genome encodes:
- a CDS encoding ShlB/FhaC/HecB family hemolysin secretion/activation protein, translating to MFRQLWAYPFAILLSLPISAQAQTNIDPVAEQRTMVVKRLVISSSTGNFAQKYNTSELLAEANRLRSQYPEEMTFTQLSLIADQLTRALRDQGYKFHYVFLPRQTSRSGVVRLNLVEISLDDVTLLGEPGVDATSISSLFKRLLNRPLYQPEVDRILRNLNRQPEVSLFGYYSRGKSPNSIRLNLRATAQGHHRVSSSLDNYGSESSGHYRFTNYYTWLSPLGNFDRLDVGLMAATGGANNAFGYLAYQHPITGPQNGLAVSVTNNQFDVGQEFESLELSGDTLIAGARFFQRWSISDTHTHTLSLGWQDKSVDYSNVFNDDSLVNDETAQVASAGWQWAINAGAWAQSTGINGFQGQHQLTGALEFEQTFTYWAFYANSRWQLATQTLSADFHIQQADTLLPSFEKLALTGISGARGFYAGQFSADRGARAHLNWQTPLRWQIADFTSAIALFADAGLGEQLGPEGDVLEEMQLVSAGIEIQAQFKGLSASLQWSGVNQTTYSSPINPSAERELREIPVTFELNYRW from the coding sequence ATGTTCAGGCAGCTGTGGGCCTACCCATTCGCTATTTTGCTCAGCCTCCCGATCAGCGCCCAAGCCCAAACCAACATAGACCCGGTGGCAGAGCAGCGCACCATGGTGGTTAAGCGGCTGGTGATCAGTAGCAGCACCGGCAATTTTGCGCAGAAATACAACACCAGTGAGCTCTTGGCCGAAGCCAACCGCCTGCGCAGCCAATACCCGGAGGAGATGACGTTCACCCAGCTCTCGCTCATCGCCGATCAGCTCACCCGCGCGCTGCGCGACCAAGGCTACAAGTTTCACTATGTGTTTTTACCCCGCCAGACCTCGCGCTCGGGGGTTGTGCGTCTGAACCTGGTGGAGATCAGCCTGGATGACGTGACCCTGCTGGGCGAACCGGGTGTAGACGCCACCAGCATCAGCAGCCTGTTCAAGCGCCTGCTCAACCGGCCGCTGTACCAGCCAGAGGTAGACCGCATACTGCGCAATCTTAATCGCCAGCCGGAAGTGTCGCTATTTGGCTACTACTCGCGCGGTAAAAGCCCTAACAGCATACGGCTTAACCTGCGCGCCACAGCCCAGGGCCACCACCGGGTTTCCTCAAGTCTGGACAACTACGGCAGCGAATCCTCCGGCCACTACCGCTTTACCAATTACTACACTTGGCTGAGCCCGCTCGGCAACTTCGACAGGCTGGACGTGGGCCTGATGGCTGCCACCGGCGGCGCCAACAACGCCTTCGGCTACCTCGCCTACCAGCACCCCATCACCGGCCCGCAAAACGGCCTGGCAGTGAGCGTTACCAATAACCAATTTGACGTGGGCCAGGAGTTTGAATCTCTGGAGCTTTCCGGCGACACCCTAATTGCCGGCGCGCGGTTTTTTCAACGCTGGTCTATCAGCGATACCCACACCCATACCCTTTCACTGGGCTGGCAAGACAAAAGCGTTGACTACAGCAACGTGTTTAACGACGACAGCCTGGTGAACGATGAAACCGCGCAAGTGGCCAGTGCCGGCTGGCAATGGGCAATCAATGCAGGCGCCTGGGCGCAATCAACAGGCATCAATGGATTTCAGGGCCAGCACCAGCTCACGGGCGCTTTAGAGTTTGAGCAAACCTTCACCTATTGGGCCTTCTACGCCAACAGCCGCTGGCAACTGGCCACGCAAACATTAAGCGCAGACTTCCACATCCAGCAGGCAGACACACTGCTACCCAGCTTTGAAAAACTTGCACTCACCGGCATCAGCGGCGCGCGCGGCTTTTACGCCGGCCAGTTCTCGGCTGATCGCGGCGCGCGCGCGCACCTCAACTGGCAAACGCCCCTGCGCTGGCAAATAGCAGATTTCACCAGCGCCATTGCCCTGTTTGCCGATGCAGGCCTTGGTGAACAGCTTGGGCCTGAAGGCGACGTACTGGAAGAAATGCAACTGGTGTCGGCGGGCATTGAGATACAGGCACAATTTAAAGGCCTGAGCGCAAGCCTGCAGTGGAGCGGCGTAAATCAAACGACCTACAGCTCCCCAATAAACCCGAGTGCCGAGCGCGAATTGCGTGAAATTCCCGTCACTTTTGAATTGAATTACCGTTGGTAA
- a CDS encoding filamentous hemagglutinin N-terminal domain-containing protein: protein MHTTKTFKPKLLALLVGQAIAIDAAHALPTTPDVVHGDVSLSQQNSTLNIHQTSQRAVLEYEAFSIGAGEQVIFHQPGSNALTLNKVTGPDASVIAGQLQANGQVFLVNPQGVFFSPGAQVDVAGLVVTTLDIAADDFMQGDFSLMTPGPGHIENQGSISADHILAFISPTIHNSGSLNAKQLHLTTASEVIIQPQGERTGLLVAQNALQSSDGHILNSGQISGQWVNINAQAVNELHNQLVENHGLIKAASLDDLTGGEIHIETSGDLINEGTLDASGTTGGSIAVAADRAYSSGQMLADGETAGGEITVTTEAMSILDAGSLQSANAANQGDGGRIINFSAGFAHFSPQANISATGGNLGGNGGFVEVSGIQYVEALGRVSTLAPQGMAGTYLIDPTDITISAAADSNGSFTGGGPFNWSPTAGTSNINVGTLKTNLMTNNVTIDTASAFGGTGDIFFNDSLDINGIGTKSLTLQADGSISFAAGVQILDSVAGGDNLSIAATAGGNFTMNATSSLDLGAGTFGATLGGAAQISAIKTTSSSATAIGITAGSSITNSAVAVNFDTPGTLRLQAPTGIGPITTRVGGLNLSSTAGGATLTNQMAVSLADVNLAGAFSLTNTGNITVAGFTSATNVTLSSTGNLVLPNAGLGISGNFDITANDISDSDRSVILSGNNLTLNTGVSGGDLTINGDFAAVDITQSGANTLTYSDADSFTITDFAITGGGGLGLLGANDVTLASDVDLDGNNGGTLTLGSSGGNLLVNANIVDSNTGTTDNVNVTLSAANDITMQDGTQVSVGVANINLNAGNNITVSSLQSTQTTGTAIALNAGNQIIDGGDTDADIRALGSRYSLTAVNGIGVGNAIETRGTASDLTNTGSGNIEVHNFSGTLVLRTLNNVGDSLLSSVANITVQSGAVTTTQGLSLTAAGDITLPDAALTNIGGTFTLSAQDITDSDRTVNFDAAPLNITTATAAGDSVFNTTGTQLTLNNTNTNLVTVNKTNAGNLEIVNSNVGAGSLSLALADGDLQVNNTGLQTTGALGISANHLFDVPNDGAVNLQANSLALNLLQTGAPLQIDLVAPTLTLTGTAATDLTFQRASGNLTVNAINWAGNLALNVTGGNLVLDDAGLTSAGTLALNANDIFDSNRDIILNANALDVTSALAGGNLTANTTINSLAANLNSANSFTLSNTGNLQLNASSQSGAGAHNITTSGDLTLANNWDYNGSSGALTLGASNVALNADISDSDNTVTDSINTTVNATNAITMQDGAQINVNNADIVLNAGTDISLASVQSSKATGTPISLTAGGQILDAGDTHTDIIATNGNASLSAATGIGVANPLDIQAASLNLTNTTSGDVAIDNSAASWVLNALNNAGNTTLTAGGNLTVASAAVAATQDLTLSAIGNITLPDTALTNIGGTFTLSAQDIIDSDRAVNFDTAPLNITTATAAGDSVFNTTGTQLTLNNTNTNLVTVNKTNAGNLQILGIDVGSGDFSVNLADGSLQTTNFSPGLQTGGALSISANHIFDVPNDGIVTLSAASVNLNLLQTSSPLQVNLFSNQLTLTGPAATDLTVQRASGNLTVNAINWAGNLALDVTGGNLVLDDAGLTSAGTLALNANDIFDSNRDIILNANALDVTSALAGGNLTANTTINSLAANLNSANSFTLSNTGNLQVDASSQSGAGAHNITTSGDLTLANNWDYNGSSGALTLGASNVALNADISDSDNTVTDSINTTVNATNAITMQDGAQINVNNADIVLNAGTDISLASVQSSKATGTPISLTAGGQILDAGDTHTDIIATNGNASLSAATGIGVANPLDIQAASLNLTNTTSGDVAIDNSAASWVLNALNNAGNTTLTAGGNLTVASAAVAATQDLTLSAIGNITLPDTALTNIGGTFTLSAQDITDSDRAVNFDTAPLNITTATAAGDSVFNTIGTQLTLNNTNTNLVTVNKTNAGNLEILGNNLGNGDFSVNLSDGSLQIPNFALGLQTTGALGISANHIFDVPNDGILTLNAASLDLNLLQTNSPLQINLNSNQLNLTGPSATALTFQRASGDLALNAINWAGNLTFSLGNGNLVLNDAGLTSAGTLSLNANDMFDADRSVILAANTISLNSNLAAGDLSLNTTAANLELLLAATNALTVSNSGNLQLNASQHTGSGATNITTTGDLTLAGNWDYNAGSGDLTLNGNNLLINAAVIDSNLASTDASNLTLTALGNITQADGSQLLAGTGLINLNAGNNIQLAHAHSDALAANAITLVAGGSLSDAGDTHTDLSSPGGAAITVGNHIGSGNALESQLEGVQFTQTGTGNVALNNTGDLTLAPSTFTGDLSLGAQTLTLPDAGIALPGRLTLNLADLQDSDRSLTLMAQALALDITAATGNLEINSNATQADLTQNLHDLVFNSQPASALRLEDITGDGNALQILDGNFTLNLSQGDLTLADALLTQDLTDDNLRSGKMLINIQSGNLTIADGASLRAINTLDSNTNGGLINDDQTALLIRQLDTTDTAYNWQLGDNTSNLPILIETQGGDLVFDVYNDALLANNARTLTLNDNVQLRAYNQLTDPNDGTFTNRTANLNNALVAAKTSRRITLLTEAPATPTPPPSPPPSPPPSPTPTPSPSPQPAVDLESVTNDSSNAAQTEALPPATDSNSTTSVGQLLQRAEGDCNQPNLQGNSQARCKNQAAISRFLSSLLIGGQLPTPTQPGNKP, encoded by the coding sequence ATGCACACAACGAAGACGTTTAAACCGAAATTATTGGCGCTACTGGTAGGCCAGGCCATTGCCATTGATGCCGCCCACGCACTGCCCACCACACCCGATGTGGTTCACGGCGATGTAAGCCTGAGCCAGCAAAACAGCACCTTGAATATTCACCAAACAAGCCAACGTGCGGTACTGGAATACGAGGCATTTTCTATTGGTGCAGGCGAGCAGGTTATTTTTCATCAACCCGGTAGCAACGCCCTTACCCTGAATAAAGTCACAGGCCCCGATGCCTCGGTTATTGCAGGCCAGCTGCAAGCCAACGGCCAGGTGTTTTTAGTCAACCCCCAGGGGGTATTCTTTTCACCCGGCGCACAGGTGGATGTTGCAGGTTTGGTGGTAACCACATTAGACATAGCCGCAGATGATTTTATGCAAGGCGATTTCAGTTTAATGACGCCAGGGCCCGGCCACATTGAAAACCAGGGCAGTATTTCAGCCGACCACATTCTGGCTTTTATTTCACCCACCATTCACAACAGCGGTTCACTGAACGCGAAACAACTACACCTCACCACCGCGAGCGAGGTAATTATTCAACCGCAAGGTGAGCGAACCGGGCTCTTGGTTGCGCAAAATGCCTTGCAATCGAGCGATGGCCACATCCTAAACAGCGGCCAAATTTCCGGCCAGTGGGTAAATATCAACGCCCAGGCCGTAAACGAGCTACACAACCAACTGGTGGAAAATCACGGGCTGATTAAAGCCGCAAGCCTTGACGATTTAACCGGTGGCGAGATTCACATTGAAACCAGTGGCGACCTCATTAACGAAGGCACCCTGGATGCAAGCGGCACAACCGGCGGCAGCATTGCAGTTGCGGCCGATCGCGCCTACAGCAGTGGCCAGATGCTGGCCGATGGCGAAACAGCCGGTGGCGAAATTACAGTCACCACAGAGGCGATGTCGATTCTGGATGCAGGCAGCCTCCAATCTGCCAATGCTGCAAACCAAGGCGATGGCGGGCGAATTATTAATTTCAGCGCGGGCTTTGCCCACTTCAGCCCCCAGGCCAATATTTCCGCCACGGGCGGCAACCTTGGCGGCAATGGCGGATTTGTAGAAGTTTCCGGCATCCAGTATGTAGAGGCCCTGGGGCGTGTTTCAACACTCGCCCCACAGGGCATGGCTGGCACCTATTTGATTGACCCAACCGACATCACCATTTCTGCCGCCGCAGACAGCAACGGCTCGTTTACCGGCGGCGGGCCCTTTAACTGGTCACCCACGGCGGGCACGTCCAATATTAATGTGGGCACGTTAAAAACAAACTTGATGACTAACAATGTGACCATTGATACCGCGTCAGCCTTTGGCGGCACAGGCGATATCTTTTTTAACGATTCACTGGATATAAACGGCATTGGCACTAAGAGCCTGACACTCCAGGCCGATGGCAGCATCAGCTTTGCAGCCGGCGTTCAAATTCTAGATAGCGTGGCAGGTGGCGATAACCTGAGCATTGCGGCCACCGCTGGCGGCAACTTCACCATGAATGCCACAAGCTCCCTCGACTTAGGTGCAGGCACCTTTGGTGCAACGCTCGGGGGTGCTGCACAAATCAGTGCCATAAAAACCACAAGTAGCAGCGCCACGGCCATTGGCATTACTGCTGGCAGCTCAATTACCAATTCAGCGGTGGCCGTTAACTTCGATACACCCGGCACCTTGCGGCTGCAAGCGCCCACGGGCATAGGGCCAATCACCACCCGCGTAGGCGGGCTGAATTTATCGTCTACCGCCGGTGGCGCCACGCTCACCAACCAAATGGCCGTAAGCCTTGCAGATGTAAACCTTGCCGGTGCGTTTTCACTCACCAACACCGGCAACATCACAGTGGCAGGTTTCACCAGTGCCACTAATGTCACGCTTTCAAGCACCGGCAACCTGGTGCTGCCCAACGCAGGCCTGGGTATCAGTGGTAATTTCGATATTACCGCCAACGATATTTCAGACAGCGATAGAAGCGTGATTCTAAGTGGCAACAATCTCACGCTGAACACAGGTGTGAGCGGTGGCGACCTTACCATTAACGGCGATTTTGCCGCAGTAGACATTACCCAGTCAGGCGCCAACACCCTTACCTATTCAGATGCAGACAGTTTTACCATCACAGATTTTGCCATCACCGGCGGCGGTGGCCTTGGGTTACTGGGTGCCAACGATGTCACCCTCGCAAGCGATGTTGATCTGGATGGCAACAACGGTGGCACCCTCACGCTGGGTTCAAGCGGTGGCAATTTATTGGTAAATGCCAACATAGTCGATTCAAATACCGGCACTACAGATAACGTAAATGTCACCCTCAGTGCCGCCAACGACATCACCATGCAAGACGGCACCCAAGTGAGCGTGGGTGTTGCAAATATCAACCTCAATGCCGGCAACAACATTACCGTATCCAGCCTGCAATCCACCCAAACCACTGGCACAGCCATTGCGCTTAATGCCGGCAACCAAATTATTGACGGGGGCGATACCGATGCAGACATTCGAGCTCTCGGCAGCCGCTATTCACTTACGGCAGTAAACGGTATTGGCGTGGGCAACGCCATAGAAACACGGGGCACGGCCAGTGATTTAACCAATACCGGCAGCGGCAATATTGAGGTGCACAATTTTTCCGGCACCCTGGTGCTGCGCACGTTAAATAATGTGGGCGATAGTCTTTTATCCTCTGTGGCAAACATCACCGTGCAATCGGGAGCGGTTACCACCACCCAAGGGCTTTCACTCACAGCCGCAGGCGACATCACCTTGCCAGACGCAGCCCTTACCAACATTGGCGGCACCTTTACCCTGAGCGCGCAAGACATTACCGACAGCGATCGCACGGTAAATTTTGATGCCGCACCGCTCAATATCACCACGGCAACCGCAGCCGGTGACTCAGTGTTTAATACCACAGGCACACAACTTACCCTGAATAACACCAACACTAATTTGGTTACGGTAAACAAAACCAATGCCGGCAATTTGGAAATTGTGAACAGCAATGTGGGCGCTGGCAGCCTCAGCCTCGCTCTTGCCGATGGCGATTTGCAGGTTAACAACACCGGCCTGCAAACCACAGGCGCGCTTGGCATTTCTGCCAACCACCTGTTTGATGTACCCAACGATGGCGCGGTAAACCTGCAGGCCAACAGCCTTGCGCTCAATTTGTTGCAAACAGGCGCGCCGCTGCAAATAGATCTGGTGGCACCCACACTCACCCTCACCGGCACCGCCGCCACAGATCTCACCTTCCAGCGCGCAAGCGGCAATTTAACGGTTAACGCCATCAACTGGGCGGGCAACCTTGCGCTCAATGTAACCGGCGGCAACCTGGTGCTGGATGACGCAGGGCTGACCAGCGCAGGCACCCTCGCACTCAACGCCAATGATATTTTCGATAGCAATCGCGATATCATTCTCAATGCCAACGCGCTGGATGTTACCAGCGCACTTGCCGGCGGCAACCTCACCGCCAACACCACCATTAACAGCCTTGCGGCGAACCTTAACAGTGCAAACAGCTTCACCCTCAGCAATACCGGCAACCTGCAACTTAATGCAAGCAGCCAAAGTGGTGCGGGCGCACACAACATCACCACCAGCGGTGATTTAACACTGGCAAATAATTGGGATTACAACGGCAGCAGCGGCGCGCTGACCTTGGGGGCATCCAATGTGGCACTGAACGCCGACATCAGCGATTCAGACAACACAGTGACAGATAGCATTAACACCACGGTGAACGCCACCAATGCCATCACCATGCAAGACGGCGCGCAGATAAATGTGAACAACGCCGATATTGTATTAAACGCAGGCACAGACATCAGCCTGGCCAGCGTGCAATCAAGTAAAGCCACCGGCACACCCATCAGCCTTACAGCCGGTGGCCAAATACTTGATGCAGGCGACACCCATACAGACATCATCGCAACCAATGGCAATGCCTCACTCAGCGCGGCTACGGGCATAGGCGTGGCAAACCCGCTGGATATTCAGGCGGCAAGCCTTAACCTCACCAACACTACAAGCGGCGATGTGGCGATAGATAATAGCGCAGCCAGCTGGGTCTTAAATGCACTAAACAATGCCGGCAATACCACACTCACTGCAGGCGGCAACCTCACCGTTGCATCGGCTGCGGTGGCTGCCACCCAGGACCTTACGCTCTCAGCCATTGGCAATATCACCTTGCCAGATACCGCGCTCACCAACATTGGCGGCACCTTTACCCTGAGCGCGCAAGACATTATCGACAGCGATCGCGCGGTAAATTTTGATACCGCCCCGCTCAACATCACCACGGCAACGGCAGCCGGTGACTCGGTGTTTAATACCACAGGCACACAACTTACCCTGAACAACACCAACACCAATCTGGTTACTGTAAACAAAACCAATGCCGGCAATCTGCAAATTTTAGGCATTGATGTGGGAAGCGGAGATTTCAGTGTAAATCTTGCAGATGGCAGCTTGCAAACAACCAACTTTTCGCCGGGCTTGCAAACCGGTGGTGCGCTTAGTATTTCCGCAAATCATATTTTCGATGTGCCAAATGACGGCATTGTCACGCTAAGTGCAGCCAGCGTAAATTTAAACCTGCTGCAAACCAGCAGCCCATTGCAGGTAAACCTGTTCTCGAACCAGCTCACCCTCACCGGCCCCGCCGCCACAGACCTCACCGTCCAGCGCGCCAGCGGCAATTTGACGGTTAACGCCATCAACTGGGCGGGCAATCTTGCGCTAGATGTAACGGGCGGCAACCTCGTGCTTGATGACGCAGGGCTTACCAGCGCAGGCACCCTCGCACTCAACGCCAATGATATTTTCGATAGCAATCGCGATATCATTCTCAATGCCAACGCGCTGGATGTTACCAGCGCACTTGCCGGCGGCAACCTCACCGCCAACACCACCATTAACAGCCTTGCGGCGAACCTTAACAGTGCAAACAGCTTCACCCTCAGCAATACCGGCAACCTGCAAGTTGATGCAAGCAGCCAAAGTGGTGCGGGCGCACACAACATCACCACCAGCGGTGATTTAACACTGGCAAATAATTGGGATTACAACGGCAGCAGCGGCGCGCTGACCTTGGGGGCATCCAATGTGGCACTGAACGCCGACATCAGCGATTCAGACAACACAGTGACAGATAGCATTAACACCACGGTGAACGCCACCAATGCCATCACCATGCAAGACGGCGCGCAGATAAATGTGAACAACGCCGATATTGTATTAAACGCAGGCACAGACATCAGCCTGGCCAGCGTGCAATCAAGTAAAGCCACCGGCACACCCATCAGCCTTACAGCCGGTGGCCAAATACTAGATGCAGGCGACACCCATACAGACATCATCGCAACCAATGGCAATGCCTCACTCAGCGCGGCTACGGGCATAGGCGTGGCAAACCCGCTGGATATTCAGGCGGCAAGCCTTAACCTCACCAACACTACAAGCGGCGATGTGGCGATAGATAATAGCGCAGCCAGCTGGGTATTAAATGCACTAAACAATGCCGGCAATACCACACTCACTGCAGGCGGCAACCTCACCGTTGCATCGGCTGCGGTGGCTGCCACCCAGGACCTTACGCTCTCAGCCATTGGCAATATCACCTTGCCAGATACCGCGCTCACCAACATTGGCGGCACCTTTACCCTGAGCGCGCAAGACATTACCGATAGCGATCGCGCGGTAAATTTTGATACCGCACCGCTCAACATCACCACGGCAACGGCAGCCGGTGACTCGGTGTTTAATACCATAGGCACACAACTTACCCTGAACAACACCAACACCAATTTGGTTACGGTAAACAAAACCAATGCCGGCAATTTAGAAATTTTAGGTAACAACCTGGGCAACGGTGACTTCAGTGTGAATCTTTCTGATGGCAGCTTACAAATACCCAATTTTGCGCTGGGCCTGCAAACCACTGGCGCGCTTGGCATTTCTGCCAACCACATTTTTGATGTACCCAACGACGGGATTCTTACACTTAATGCAGCAAGCCTCGATTTAAATCTACTGCAAACTAATAGCCCGCTACAGATCAATTTAAACTCAAATCAGCTAAACCTCACCGGGCCTTCGGCAACAGCGCTCACCTTCCAGCGCGCCAGCGGCGATCTTGCCTTAAACGCCATCAACTGGGCGGGCAATTTAACTTTCAGCCTTGGCAACGGAAACCTGGTGCTGAATGATGCGGGGCTTACCAGCGCGGGCACTCTCTCACTCAATGCCAACGATATGTTCGACGCCGATCGCTCCGTAATACTTGCAGCAAACACTATCAGCCTTAACAGCAATCTTGCTGCAGGTGATCTCTCGCTCAACACCACCGCGGCAAACCTCGAACTTTTGCTTGCCGCCACCAACGCGCTTACAGTAAGCAACTCAGGCAACCTGCAACTTAACGCCAGCCAGCACACGGGCAGCGGTGCCACCAACATTACCACCACGGGCGATTTAACACTGGCGGGCAATTGGGATTACAACGCAGGCAGCGGTGACTTAACACTCAATGGCAACAACCTGTTGATTAACGCCGCGGTGATTGATAGCAACCTTGCCAGCACCGATGCCAGCAATTTAACACTTACGGCCCTCGGCAATATCACCCAGGCAGACGGCAGCCAGTTACTGGCGGGTACGGGGCTTATAAACCTGAATGCCGGCAACAACATACAGCTTGCCCACGCGCACAGTGATGCATTGGCTGCAAACGCGATTACTCTGGTAGCCGGTGGCAGCCTTAGCGATGCAGGCGACACCCACACAGACCTCAGTAGCCCGGGCGGCGCTGCGATTACCGTGGGCAATCACATCGGCAGTGGTAACGCGCTGGAAAGCCAACTTGAGGGCGTGCAATTTACCCAAACCGGCACGGGCAATGTGGCGCTCAATAACACAGGCGATTTAACCTTGGCCCCCAGCACTTTCACCGGCGACCTATCCCTTGGTGCCCAAACGCTAACGCTGCCCGACGCCGGCATCGCGCTACCTGGCCGATTGACCTTAAATCTTGCAGACCTACAAGACTCAGACCGCAGCCTCACCTTAATGGCCCAGGCTTTGGCGCTTGATATCACAGCAGCTACAGGCAATTTGGAAATAAACAGCAACGCCACCCAGGCAGATCTAACCCAAAACCTTCACGACCTGGTGTTTAACAGCCAACCGGCAAGCGCACTGCGGCTGGAAGATATAACCGGCGATGGCAATGCCCTGCAAATTCTCGATGGCAATTTTACCCTGAACCTGAGCCAGGGCGATCTCACACTGGCCGATGCCCTGCTAACCCAGGATCTCACCGACGACAACCTGCGCAGCGGAAAAATGTTAATAAACATTCAAAGCGGCAACCTCACCATTGCCGATGGTGCAAGCCTGCGCGCCATCAACACCCTTGATAGCAACACCAACGGCGGCTTGATTAACGACGACCAAACCGCCCTGCTGATTCGCCAGCTAGACACCACCGATACCGCCTACAACTGGCAGCTGGGTGATAACACATCCAACCTGCCGATCCTGATTGAAACCCAAGGCGGTGATCTGGTGTTTGATGTGTATAACGATGCACTGCTGGCCAACAATGCCCGCACACTCACGCTTAACGACAACGTACAGCTGCGCGCCTACAACCAGCTAACAGATCCGAACGATGGCACCTTTACCAATCGCACGGCAAACTTAAACAATGCATTGGTTGCGGCCAAAACCAGCCGCCGCATCACATTGCTAACCGAAGCTCCGGCAACCCCAACGCCGCCGCCTTCTCCGCCGCCATCACCTCCGCCGTCACCCACGCCCACACCGTCACCCAGCCCGCAACCGGCCGTTGACCTTGAGAGCGTCACCAACGATTCATCAAACGCGGCGCAAACCGAAGCGCTGCCACCGGCAACAGATAGCAACAGCACCACCTCTGTTGGGCAACTGCTGCAGCGGGCAGAAGGCGACTGCAATCAACCCAACCTGCAAGGCAACAGCCAGGCGCGCTGTAAAAATCAGGCCGCCATCAGCCGGTTTTTAAGCAGCCTGTTAATCGGTGGCCAATTGCCCACGCCCACACAACCCGGAAACAAACCATGA
- a CDS encoding YfiR family protein, with amino-acid sequence MSNHLRPLFIALAFLMLATTPKVHAQADEQELAQLQVKALFLYNFANFVEWPADAFAGPESPIRMCLFGDIPFGIFLDGVNGTPIADRTLAVVRTQDKADIAEGCQILFVGNDQRARLPDFWKDVQFLFVLSVGEQAGFADKGGIISIFRTKDQYEFDVNISNAMAAGLFLSSDLLSLAREIHENTQSQ; translated from the coding sequence ATGAGCAACCACTTGCGCCCCCTGTTTATTGCCCTGGCATTTTTGATGCTCGCCACAACACCCAAGGTACACGCCCAGGCAGACGAGCAAGAGCTTGCGCAACTGCAGGTAAAAGCGTTGTTTTTATACAACTTTGCCAACTTCGTAGAATGGCCTGCAGATGCTTTCGCCGGGCCAGAATCGCCCATCCGCATGTGCCTATTTGGCGATATTCCCTTCGGAATATTTCTCGATGGCGTTAACGGCACCCCCATTGCAGATCGCACCCTGGCAGTGGTGCGCACCCAAGATAAAGCCGATATCGCCGAAGGCTGCCAGATATTATTTGTGGGCAATGACCAGCGCGCGCGGCTACCGGATTTCTGGAAAGACGTACAGTTTCTATTTGTACTGAGCGTGGGCGAGCAGGCAGGCTTTGCCGACAAAGGCGGTATCATCAGTATTTTCAGAACCAAAGATCAATACGAGTTTGATGTAAACATCAGCAACGCCATGGCTGCCGGCCTGTTTTTGAGTAGCGATCTCTTAAGCCTTGCCCGCGAAATTCACGAGAACACCCAAAGCCAATAA